The genomic DNA GATATTTGTATTTCATCGACCTAACAAAGAACTACAGGACACTCCCAGAGATGTCACGCTCTGTTGGATTCCCATCTTTTGATCgtgtatttgtgtattttcCTTCTATCCAAATTCTTCACTTATTAGTCAAAGTTAAAAATTACGTCCTCCAATGACGGTGTCGGTTCGGTTAATTCGAACGGCGTTCTCTACTATAAGACATTGGAtccattttcatgaataaatacaTAGCTGTATTCCCTATTGGGAAAATCAATATACAGCCAACTATACTCGAATCGCTATCGAGATTATCATATTCAATAGCGCTTACTATACACGGACACGTCATTCAGGTTCTCACTAATATCGATTACTAGTTCTCTTAAAAGAGAACTATGGGTGGACTATTCTTTGGGACATaaattcggactctaaaacctttcaaaatacttttttggatcttttaaagcttttggtgtgTGTATAAtattcactggcttagttttgtgacaatcgaaaattttattttccccatcgTGTTAAGCACAAGGATAAGTAACATTGCGTTCCATTACGCATGGCGTTCTTTGCTACTATTTAACTCGCTTTTTGACCGTCACATTATTTTGATTGACGAACGATTATGAAACAATAGCTTTTTCGGAAGAGGAATAAATCTAGAACTTGAAATTTTCGTAACAATTTCGATTTTCGCATAATCgttctttgaaaatcaaattacgAACAGCGTTTCATTATACTACAAATGGTATGCCACTTTTTGATAGTTAGGGAGCTTTCTATATTGTTACAATTGTGCGAATGTATTGAGATCAGTGGAAGCATTCCGGACTTCTCTCCCTATAAAGATCAATAAATCAATATCGTAAACATTCGTTTCATTGGGCATCCCGGCGTCTCATTGGTGTAAACTCTTTATATCATTGTATCTCATGTAAGGAACTTTAACGCTCCTACATTTTTTTTATGGACGGGATATCTTGCATGTGCTGTATGCCAACTGAACGATATGTTTGTTCACTTTTAAGTAGGGTGTGGTGATCAAATCGAGTGCACGTCCATTTGAATCACAATAGTTCATGATATACGAGGGGTTTTGTCGAGTTCAAGAATCAAATAGTCTACTCACAGCCACAGTCTACGCGGCGGAGGGGAATGAGTTCTACCGATCAATGGCGCAAATTACTGTTTCAAGTCTTCGCGTGTTTTTTTTCACCATTGTGACGAGTATAGTTTGGACCCATAGCTTCTCATGCCGTGGCAAGTTCGACCATGACGAAAGCTGGTAAGTCAGTTTAGAAGAGTCCACTCCGACAGAAACTGACGACAGCATTTAGTGTTCTATAAATCAACTCTGAagcagaaaatacaaaattttcgGCGCAATGGATTGTCAGGTATAGATGGAGGAAAATAGCTTTGAATAATATTATCGGGAGAAGCCCCtaatgtatttttgaaacataaattttacaCGCACGATTGTTAAATTGTGCTAGCAGAAGCACTATCGAGCCTTGCACTGAATTTGATTTTGAGGCAGACATGGTTTAAGCACTTTTATCTTTCTCTCAGACTGTTTTATTCTTCCTATTCGTTGTGTATGTTTCGTTTGCCAAAGCCAAGGTAGCCGTAGTGGTGACTTAATATCAACGGTTAGGATTACATCCAAGAGGTAAGTTAAAATGGGTCAAACTCCACGactatgaaaaatatttcataaacagGTTCACATTGCTTTCTTATACATGTAGGTCTTTCCAATGTCTCTCTCATTTAACACCCGTCTCAAGGTTCATTGTATACAAACTACCGAAGTTATCAGACTACATGGATGAAAACGTGCAAGATGGAGTTGCTTCCTACTACATGGACAGCGCGAGCAGTGAATGGGAATACCAATCTAACCCCATTAGTGGTACAGAACATGCAATATATCATACACTGAAACCCCTCTATGACAGATACACTGATAATGTAAGTACAGGTACTGTTGCGgcagtttacataatattgaaatttggcagttttctttctcaaaattaCTGCACTTTTCGAAATGCAATATTGCggaaatatgtacatgtactatgaCCTTGAAAGATTACGAGAAATCTATGCCATGACATGTACTAAAATCTCTCCATGAACCATTACAGAGTAAACTAATCATTGTTTTAATGGAGCGCAAAGTTATTGCTGCTGATCGCGTTACCAGCGACAACTTCAGCTGACATAAATTCGGTCAAATTTCCTTGGTCTGCGCCCTTGGCTCCTATTGAGATCCCGACTTGTATGTTTACAGGTTCACATAACCACTGTTACTAGGTAGTGACAAATCACTTATTCGTGCAGTCTCCTTCTGAATCACTAGATATCCGAAAGTCTAACTTATTAAAATATGAGCAGATATCTATCTGAGTCAGTGTGCCAAATCGTTTAAGCCATTAAACAGCCAAGTCATTACCGCCACACTCGCCACTATAGATATACAAATACACTAAAGAGTTCTCATTAGTGCACACGCAAAAGTTAGGAATTAATTCAGCTACTAAAATGGCAACATGAATAAGTCGTATATATAATAgtaaagttttacaattttactttcatttttcttcatttctaGGACGTATCTTATCTATTATATAACGACCATCCACCACGGACAGGTAGTAGCACAAACTACGGCCACGCAAAAGGCAAGTCTCCTGGGgattgaaagatttatttttttgcttaAGCTATGGTGCTAGACAAACAaagtaaatatcaaatttacagatattttaaatgCGGAAAGGCTACTATACCGTATGTTAACTGTTAAATTTCGATTTTAAAAATAAGAGAAGGTCTAAAGATTGTTCCATACTTTCCAAATAAATTCTTTACTTCCATACCACTCCTTGATGGAAACCACATTTCGAAGctttgttttcaagaaaaaaaaacgaacctaatgttttcttttatagcCTGTTTTCTTGTTCGGCTATCTCTCTGCTCTCTGTCAACCATAGGGCAGATTTTAGTCGTGAATAAATCTAGAgaccaaaaaataaaagaacGTCCATGTGTTATATTACAGTACAGCTCATCCACTGACGCACACAACACGATCTTGATCTGATGATTCGATGGAACAAGTCAAATAACGACACCAGAGGGCACTATATAGTTTTACTGGGTCATAAGACGACATTAAATGGGATATCGCGAACATCATTCGGAGTATATAGGTTTCAGTTTGCGATGACAGCCTGAGTGTGATAAAATCCCTATGTTGTCTAGGGACCCACGGGTCTTCAGACAATTGAGAGTAAGTCTAGCAAAGTATAAATGTCCTTAACGAGGAGatcgataaaaatattttcttccgGCAATCTTACTGATATCCAATGGTCTGTAATCGTACGTAATTATTGTATAAGAACTTATTTTCTACCAAATACCACTACAGGTGTACTACTATTTGACGGAAATCTTCAAAAAGGATTCTGGATGGTCCATTCTCTTCCAAGATTTCCAGAAAACCCTGAACCGTTCGGCATTTACTCCTGGGCTTTGAACAAGAGGGATGAAAATGAGACTTCTTACGGACAAATATTCATGTGCATATCTTTTGAGCAAGCGGAGTTGACGAAGATATGTGAGTCATTTATGACACTGTTATACGGTAGTAAATGAGGTAGAGAGGAACATGTAGAACGTGTACAGGCGCAAATTTGCATGTTATCGCCAtgtattatttaatttgtaCAGAACCTGTTTCGATATTGCCACAGCTGATCGACACTAGCACTCATTAGTGATTTAGACCTTTGAGTATCTTTAATCTTTGAAAATGAGTTTAAAAATCCGTTTACGACAACACGTCGTCGTAATATCATCTCTATGCATGCAATTCGTGTATTAATGTTTCATACCTAAATGTAGGACATAAGTCAAACCAATAAACATGAACGGTTGGCGTCAAAAATCCACAAAATGATATAACACTGAGGAAACCTACTTGCATATGGCCAAGGCTGCAAACGTTGATTCTATCATGCCTTTATTTCAGGGGAACAAGTGAAGTCTTACAAACCGCGCGTGTACAGTAGGAAAGGATTTCAACAATTCACCGATGACATAATGTTTCCTCCGAGCTCGAGCAATTCGATCACGACCGGAACATCTTCGAAGAATAAGTGGAAGAGAGTGAAAAAAACAGCGATGAAAGTGAAGGCACACAAACCTAAAAAAGCAAGGGCCCGTCATCGGAAAACTCGCGTAAATTCACAGACACAAAACGACGACGGGTTTATTTCTATCGCCAAACAACACGGACATGATGTTGGTAAGGCTCACATTATTATGAACGACtgctttatttttgtgtttttgcgTCACGGGTTATACCGTGGCAAGCGTTGCTTGATTCTCCGACAACTCATGTTGCATCGGCAAACCCTCCATTTTAACATCTTAAGGCTGTTCTCCAGCCTCAAAATGAAACTGTCGTCtcctgaagaaaatttgaaataattactCGATGTCCTAAAATTGATAATTCACTGCGTTCATTTAATTGCAACGTCATTCACATTGTCATTTCATGATcaaat from Ptychodera flava strain L36383 chromosome 12, AS_Pfla_20210202, whole genome shotgun sequence includes the following:
- the LOC139146085 gene encoding plancitoxin-1-like — encoded protein: MAQITVSSLRVFFFTIVTSIVWTHSFSCRGKFDHDESWFIVYKLPKLSDYMDENVQDGVASYYMDSASSEWEYQSNPISGTEHAIYHTLKPLYDRYTDNDVSYLLYNDHPPRTGSSTNYGHAKGVLLFDGNLQKGFWMVHSLPRFPENPEPFGIYSWALNKRDENETSYGQIFMCISFEQAELTKIWEQVKSYKPRVYSRKGFQQFTDDIMFPPSSSNSITTGTSSKNKWKRVKKTAMKVKAHKPKKARARHRKTRVNSQTQNDDGFISIAKQHGHDVEIYSYIADRLKLTDVFAQTWRNGAGGKLPSCRGSTSRQGISVHNFQMQNVVKLKFPEVHGMSVEYATTKDHSKWAISNDNNRPWTCIGDLNRMESQKKRGGGFMCISSQSVRKAFYELIPKQNGYEPVLLNGAGCPTSNFGFVSDTNVNPA